A region of the Leptospiraceae bacterium genome:
TAATATTTGCTGAGCTATGTAATTTATTTGCCACTTCTTTTATCTCAGCAAAAACACTTCTAAAGATAATGCGGATAATCTTGATTGACTGCAAGAGTTCTCCAATTTCATCCATAGTATTTACTTTTAGGTTATAGTCAAAACGACCTTTGGACATATGCTCGGTTACACTGAATGCTTGCTGAAGAGGCACAATTAATTCTGTGTAAATGAGAAAAGAAGCTAAAAAGGAAATTATGGTAATAACTGCGAGAACCAAAATCCAACCAATCAGAAAGGTATCAAGAAACTTGATTAATTCTAATTCATGATTTTTTAATTTATCAAATGCTTGGTTTTCTAAAGCGATATCTTCTTTATACTTTGTATCCAACAAACCACGGAGTCTACTCTGCTCTGTTTGAATTTCTTGAATCTGCGTCTTCATTGTGTCTTTTACTACTGTAGTTTGGTAATAGACACCAAATGTCGCACCTACCAAAACAAAACCGGCAAGGCATAGAGTTATAATTAATCTAGTTACAATTCTAAGCTGATGAATAAATTTAATCATACACAATGACTCCTACTAATAGAATCGGCATTTGGCAATCATAGTTTTCTCGGAAACGAGCAGATTCAAAAAAAGAAATCATATTGTATTCCTCTTGGTTTTTGTATCAGCTAGGTAACTGAGCAGACCCAACAAAATTTCGTCCATTTTTCTTGGCAATGTATACGCCATTATCCGCAACTTTTATAAGATCTTCCAAAACCTTCATATCATCTTGCCTTGAGGCAACACCAATGCTTATACTTCCAATCCATTTGCCATTACCCACAGAGACTTGAAGATTTGATACTTCTTGTCGAATCTTTTCAGCAAGAAGCATAGCACCATCCAGTGGAGTATTCTGACATAGAATTATAAATTCGTCTCCACCCAATCTGCAAACAACGTCATCTGTTCGAATAGATTCTTTTAATTTTCGGGATAATTGTCGTAACACCTCGTCCCCTGCATCATGTCCCTGTGTATCATTAATTTGTTTAAAATTATCAGCATCAACCATCATACAAGAAAGCGGTTTATTTTCATTGATAGATTCAGTCCAACATTTAGTAAAACGCTTCATTGCATGACGACGATTTGGTAGACCAGTTAGAACATCTGTTAATGCCATGTCTTCCAACTTTTGATTTGCTTCTAAAAGTTCTTGTGTTCTTTCGGCAACTTTTTCTTCCAGAGTTTGATTTAATAGACTCAATTCTCGATTTCTCTCTGATACTTGATGGAATAATCCATTGAGTGCTCTTAGCAAAGGACCAGTTGCCCCGTTTTTTTGTTTCACTTCTTGGGTATACGCGTCATAACTGCTTACGCCATTCTGTATAGCGAAGATTTGTTTTGCCATACTCTGATCTAAGCCTAAAATATGATAAGCGAGCCAGTGAATTAAAAATTTTAATAGTGACTTTGCAGAATTGGGATTACTATTAGAAAGACTTTTTTTTATCTGCTGTATTTCTCGCAAAAAGTTTAAATGCTCTCTACAATGATGTTTGTAATGATGCTCATATATGGAAGCTTTCTTCATTAAAGATTCTTCTTCCTTGAAGTGATATTCAGAATAATCAGTTAAGTCTTTAAATACTTTTTCAATCTCATCCAATAGTAATTTATCATTCTCTCTGACTAGTTTTCCAAAATGATTTATTACATTTACAAGGTGATGATGTTGCTCATCAATTTCAGTTAAGCCGGTTACAAAGCATTCATCCCATTGAAAAGATTCATCAAAGTTCGAATCATGATGCTTTTTACCCATTTAAACAAATACCTCTTGTTATCATTTTATTTTAGTCACTTAGATATGCACTTCATTTTCAATTAAAAAAACAATTCAGAATAAGAACAAGTTTTTAATAGACAAGAATATTTGATTCTAAAATTTAATTAGAATAATAATGGACTTTTAGAATCATGTTTCTCCGAAAGATAAAGCAAAGTTTAAAGGAAATATTCTACTACGGAATTGACAAAGTTCCAAGCGCAAACAAAGCAAATTTTATTTTTTCAATATTACTAATTTCTCTATTATAATTGTAATCTTGACTATCATCATTGCTCATCCATTTCAACTCACGCAATTTGAATGGAATCTTACATTCTTTTTTTATTCATCTTTTGCTTTAACTTAATTGCATTGCGTTTGTTTGGTTTCCTCGTATCCAAAAGAATCCTTGCGACTTCGATGAATTTGGTAGTTTTGTTTTTGCTCCTGAAAGAAAAGGATTTAGCGATATTTTTACTTTTTGATATTTTCGCAGATTCTGCTACTTTCTTTTTATTTAATATATATGAAAAGAGAGATATTTTCTTTTTTCTTGGATTCAATATATTTGGTCTCATCATTTATTTTTTTGTGGACCTTCCTTTTATTGAGCATATACCAAAGACAAAAATGGAAGAGAGGTTTCTCACGATTACCTTTTATCAAAAGTAAACTATGAGCTCAATGAAAACAAATTGGAAGAGTTTTACACAGATAAGCCGCTCAGTATTTGCATAACTGACGAAGGAATTGGAATACCAGAAAAGATTTTAAAATATATTTTCGAGCTATCAAGTATCAAGAAGCGAACAGGATTGGACAATGAAATTTCTACTGGATTAGGTTTATTTATTTGCAAGATGATTTCACGCAAATTAGGAGGAAATATAAATGTTGAAAGCAGGGAAGATAGTGGTTCCAAGTTTACACTTTCTTTGCCTCTAGATATTGTCGTGAACGAATAACTTATTCTTTTACAATTGTAAATTTTCAAATAAAATTGAATTTTCGTAATGAGATTGTAATATAGATTGAAATAAATTGAAAATTTAACTCTGCGATTCAATATTTTGAATATAAATTGAAAATTTAACTCCAAAATCAAATATTTTAAACGAAAATTGAAATTTCGTAATATAACTGTAATATAGATTGAAATAAATCTAAAATTTAACTCTGCAATTCAATATTTAGAATATAAATTGAAAATTTATCTCCGCAATTCAAATTTTTCTTTGAGGATAAGAGTTATTACTTCTTCGAAAGCAGCTTTTGTTCCTTTTTCAATTACAGCTTTCTCTCCACCGATTTTATTGATATGAGGAGAAGCTATACTGAGTTGTTTTTTTAGAATTTCTTTTTTGTTTTTGGTTACACTTAAATTAATAAATCCTCTATAACTTCGCATTGGAGAGCCCGCCATTACTGCTCCTTGCTCTACAATATTTTCCAATTCTATTTTTACTTCATATTCTGCAGTTTCCTCTTGTGAGATTCCATATTCATTCGATAGATTTGTAGTTGTAGTTTTTAATAATTTTAATTGTGTCGGCGCAGTCGCTGATTGAATCAGATTTTTATGGATAAAATAAACCTGAATCGATTCAGTTTCTCCTTTTTTCAATTGGATAGTATACAAATTCTTTTTGATCAATAGATTACAGGTAAAATCATTTTCTAACTTTTTGCATTCTGTCTTTTCTATAAAATCAGAATAGGAAGGAATTAAAGTATTGAGTAACTTAGTTCTCAATGCTTGCTTGTCTTTAAAAAAATCTCCTACAATACTGTATTCTTGTATAATCCGATCATATAATCCGGGCATACCTTCTAAGCTTCCAGTAGAGCTAATCGCATAATTTTTAAATTCCCCTACGTTGATTTTTGATGAGAATCTATATTCATTTTGACTTACGACTAATTCCATCTTATCATTTTCTGAAA
Encoded here:
- a CDS encoding bacteriohemerythrin — encoded protein: MGKKHHDSNFDESFQWDECFVTGLTEIDEQHHHLVNVINHFGKLVRENDKLLLDEIEKVFKDLTDYSEYHFKEEESLMKKASIYEHHYKHHCREHLNFLREIQQIKKSLSNSNPNSAKSLLKFLIHWLAYHILGLDQSMAKQIFAIQNGVSSYDAYTQEVKQKNGATGPLLRALNGLFHQVSERNRELSLLNQTLEEKVAERTQELLEANQKLEDMALTDVLTGLPNRRHAMKRFTKCWTESINENKPLSCMMVDADNFKQINDTQGHDAGDEVLRQLSRKLKESIRTDDVVCRLGGDEFIILCQNTPLDGAMLLAEKIRQEVSNLQVSVGNGKWIGSISIGVASRQDDMKVLEDLIKVADNGVYIAKKNGRNFVGSAQLPS
- a CDS encoding HAMP domain-containing histidine kinase, which translates into the protein MEEFYTDKPLSICITDEGIGIPEKILKYIFELSSIKKRTGLDNEISTGLGLFICKMISRKLGGNINVESREDSGSKFTLSLPLDIVVNE